Proteins encoded by one window of Salmonirosea aquatica:
- a CDS encoding TonB-dependent receptor yields the protein MICQRYFLTILFFAGFLVNSQGQGTKSTTLFGTVTNALTGEKMSGASVFVMEVRKGTQTDKGGFYILSVPSGKYTVKYSSIGFKPVLKEIELRADQVNQDIQLEEDTKLLDEVTVTTGKPEENVQKVEIGASRLNIRSIQKIPAFMGEVDVMRSLLMLPGVTTVGEGTTGINVRGGSIDQNLVLMDEAPLFNTSHLFGFFSVFNQDAVRDVTLQRGGIPAEYGGRASSVLDVRLKYPNSEQFSGSGGIGLISSRLTLEGPIVAKKLSTLLAVRASFNDFLFKIGPIALRDTKANFYDITNKWLWTINNRQELTFSGYFSNDNFKIPSDSLSSVDVNASSSLFGYRTASGTLRWQFNVNDKVSWEAAAVLTNYRASTMIPDSANAIDLVSSITYQNLKFQYSNRTNPRHFLKGGAGVIGYGVQPNTLTPGPYSNILPLDIEREHAAEFSAFAEDEWKLTDNFSAVIGLRYSQFLRLGAATINRYAPGGPLAEDVVIETETYDKGAVVKTYGGLEPRLALRWTLGATTSVKAGYNRMRQYLQLVSNTTAALPTARWTTSSPYIKPQIADQVSLGLFKNLKNDMYETSAEVYYKKIQNALDYKDGADIVLNEKLETAVLQGDGRAYGLELMAKKNTGFWTGWVSYTYARTFLQINSPFPEERVNNGNWYPANFDRPHTLNAMTVFRPNLMVTVAFNFTLSSGRTATYPFGRYTLFDPTIFGANIPIYLNRNQDRIPAYHRLDFSITFDQNPEKHPERKWKNSWVFSLYNVYAHKNAFSIFYNLRPYALTEANKLSIFATVFPSLTYNFKF from the coding sequence ATGATTTGTCAACGTTATTTCCTCACCATACTTTTTTTTGCAGGATTTCTAGTAAATAGTCAGGGACAGGGTACAAAATCCACCACACTTTTTGGTACCGTAACCAACGCGTTGACCGGCGAGAAAATGTCCGGCGCCAGCGTGTTTGTCATGGAAGTACGGAAAGGGACTCAAACCGATAAAGGAGGCTTTTATATACTTTCGGTACCTTCCGGCAAGTACACCGTCAAATACAGTTCCATTGGGTTTAAGCCGGTTTTGAAAGAAATTGAGTTGAGGGCCGATCAGGTGAATCAGGACATACAACTGGAAGAAGATACCAAGCTGCTGGATGAAGTGACGGTCACTACGGGCAAGCCCGAGGAAAATGTCCAGAAAGTAGAAATCGGCGCTTCGCGTCTCAACATCCGCAGCATCCAGAAAATCCCGGCCTTCATGGGCGAAGTGGATGTAATGCGCAGCCTGCTTATGCTGCCCGGCGTCACGACCGTGGGCGAAGGTACCACTGGCATCAATGTGCGCGGCGGCAGCATCGACCAGAATCTGGTGCTGATGGACGAGGCTCCGCTATTCAACACCTCGCACCTGTTCGGCTTCTTTTCCGTCTTCAATCAGGATGCCGTGCGCGACGTGACTCTACAGCGCGGCGGTATTCCGGCCGAATACGGCGGGCGGGCCTCCTCAGTGCTGGACGTGCGGTTGAAATACCCCAACTCCGAACAGTTCTCAGGCAGCGGTGGCATAGGACTCATTTCCAGTCGTCTGACACTAGAGGGACCGATTGTCGCCAAGAAGCTGTCTACGCTGCTGGCGGTGCGGGCATCGTTCAACGACTTTCTGTTTAAGATCGGTCCCATCGCCCTGCGCGATACGAAGGCCAATTTCTATGATATTACCAACAAATGGCTCTGGACGATCAACAACCGTCAGGAGTTGACCTTCTCGGGGTATTTCAGCAACGACAATTTCAAAATCCCGTCCGATTCGCTCTCGTCGGTCGATGTTAATGCCTCTTCGTCGTTGTTTGGCTACCGCACGGCGAGTGGTACCCTGCGCTGGCAGTTCAATGTCAATGACAAGGTGAGCTGGGAAGCCGCCGCGGTACTGACCAACTACCGCGCCAGTACCATGATTCCCGACTCGGCCAATGCAATCGATCTGGTGTCGTCGATCACCTACCAAAACCTTAAATTTCAATACAGCAACCGAACCAACCCCCGGCATTTTCTCAAAGGGGGCGCGGGTGTGATCGGCTACGGGGTACAACCCAACACGCTGACACCCGGTCCCTATTCCAACATACTGCCGTTGGACATCGAGCGCGAACACGCAGCCGAATTTTCGGCTTTTGCCGAAGACGAATGGAAGCTTACGGATAATTTTTCGGCGGTCATCGGGCTGCGCTATTCGCAGTTTCTGCGGCTGGGTGCCGCTACGATCAACCGTTATGCACCCGGCGGCCCGCTGGCTGAGGATGTGGTTATTGAAACCGAAACCTACGACAAAGGTGCGGTGGTGAAAACCTACGGCGGGCTGGAGCCTCGCCTGGCGCTGCGTTGGACGCTGGGAGCCACTACCTCGGTGAAGGCGGGGTACAATCGGATGCGGCAGTACCTACAACTGGTGTCCAACACCACGGCCGCCTTACCCACTGCCCGCTGGACCACGAGTAGTCCGTACATCAAGCCACAGATTGCAGACCAGGTATCGCTGGGACTCTTTAAAAACCTGAAAAATGATATGTACGAAACCTCCGCCGAGGTGTACTACAAGAAAATACAGAATGCTCTCGACTACAAGGATGGTGCCGATATCGTACTGAACGAAAAGCTGGAAACGGCGGTGTTGCAGGGCGATGGCCGTGCCTACGGCCTGGAACTGATGGCCAAGAAGAATACTGGCTTCTGGACGGGTTGGGTAAGCTATACCTACGCCCGTACCTTTTTACAAATCAACAGTCCGTTTCCTGAGGAGCGCGTCAACAATGGCAACTGGTACCCGGCTAACTTTGACCGGCCCCATACTCTGAACGCCATGACCGTGTTCCGGCCTAACCTGATGGTGACGGTGGCGTTCAACTTCACCCTGAGCAGTGGCCGGACCGCCACCTACCCATTCGGGCGTTACACCCTATTTGACCCCACGATTTTCGGGGCCAATATTCCTATTTACCTCAATCGCAACCAGGATCGTATCCCCGCCTACCATCGGCTTGATTTTTCTATTACGTTCGACCAGAATCCTGAAAAGCATCCGGAGCGGAAATGGAAAAACAGCTGGGTGTTTTCGCTCTACAATGTATACGCACACAAGAACGCCTTTTCCATATTTTACAACTTACGACCCTACGCCCTGACCGAAGCCAACAAGCTTTCGATTTTTGCCACCGTGTTCCCTTCCCTGACGTATAATTTTAAGTTTTAG
- a CDS encoding helix-hairpin-helix domain-containing protein — MTNSEIVETLELTARLLELHEADAFKIRAYGAAAFNLDKLTNQQIAGLPFGDLIKIQGVGKGVAGKIIELVEKGHIKETDELLAATPPGVLEMFRIKGIGPKKIAALWHESGIESIAELEAACLDGRIAKLKGFGEGTQQKILDSLAFLRSQTGKLRMNQAEALAQLLLDELEKQFDRVEVAGEVRRKTETVETIRFLIPADSPVAVQKVLSKMDMLHQDVKASTPFVWRGKAFDQDILVEIVAVSPARIENELFVQSSAEGHLTHQTANGRTLLQIARAEAVDVEEEIYQKAGVPYIVPEMREGHGEFSWAQHHTPDELVTWDDLKGILHNHSTYSDGQNTLEEMAEYCRELGFEYLGIADHSQTAAYASGMRVEKIFEQHDEIDRLNARFAAQNSDQPFKILKGIESDILGDGALDYPDAVLASFDYIVASVHSNLTMSLSKATDRLLAAIANPYTTILGHPTGRLLLSRDGYPIDYKAIIDACAQHQVIIEINASPWRLDIDWRWVGYCLEKGVKLSINPDAHATQGYHDMHYGVAIGRKGGLTKGMTFNTLSLKEMEGYLQKKKQKKPE; from the coding sequence ATGACTAATTCTGAGATTGTAGAAACTCTTGAACTGACTGCCCGCCTACTGGAACTCCACGAAGCAGATGCCTTCAAAATAAGAGCCTACGGGGCGGCGGCTTTCAATCTGGATAAATTGACGAATCAACAGATCGCCGGACTCCCGTTCGGCGATCTTATTAAAATACAGGGGGTAGGTAAGGGTGTGGCGGGCAAGATCATCGAACTAGTCGAAAAAGGTCACATCAAAGAAACCGACGAGCTACTGGCCGCTACGCCGCCTGGCGTGCTCGAAATGTTCCGGATCAAAGGAATTGGCCCCAAGAAGATCGCCGCCCTCTGGCACGAATCGGGAATTGAATCCATCGCCGAACTGGAAGCTGCCTGCCTGGACGGCCGCATTGCCAAGCTCAAGGGTTTTGGGGAAGGTACTCAACAAAAAATTCTGGATTCACTGGCGTTCCTGCGCAGTCAGACGGGTAAGTTGCGCATGAATCAGGCCGAGGCGCTTGCCCAGCTACTTTTGGATGAACTGGAGAAACAGTTTGATCGGGTAGAGGTGGCAGGCGAGGTACGTCGCAAGACAGAAACGGTCGAGACCATCCGCTTCCTCATTCCCGCGGATTCGCCCGTTGCGGTGCAAAAGGTACTTTCCAAAATGGATATGCTCCATCAGGACGTGAAAGCTTCCACGCCCTTCGTGTGGCGTGGGAAGGCATTTGATCAAGATATTCTTGTAGAAATCGTGGCCGTAAGCCCCGCCAGAATCGAGAACGAACTTTTTGTGCAAAGCAGTGCGGAGGGGCATCTGACCCATCAGACAGCCAACGGACGCACGCTCCTGCAGATCGCCCGCGCCGAAGCAGTGGACGTAGAGGAGGAGATCTACCAGAAGGCCGGGGTACCTTACATTGTGCCCGAAATGCGCGAGGGACATGGGGAGTTCAGCTGGGCGCAACACCATACGCCCGATGAACTCGTGACGTGGGACGATCTGAAGGGGATTTTGCACAACCACAGTACCTACTCCGACGGACAAAATACGCTGGAAGAAATGGCGGAGTATTGCCGCGAACTGGGCTTCGAATATCTGGGCATCGCCGACCACTCACAGACCGCCGCTTACGCCAGTGGGATGCGGGTCGAGAAGATTTTTGAACAACACGATGAAATTGACCGGCTGAACGCCCGTTTTGCGGCGCAGAATTCAGACCAACCCTTTAAAATTCTAAAAGGCATCGAGTCCGATATTCTGGGCGATGGAGCGCTGGACTACCCCGATGCCGTACTGGCTTCCTTCGATTACATTGTGGCTTCGGTGCATAGCAACCTCACCATGTCGCTCAGTAAAGCAACGGACCGGTTGCTGGCGGCCATTGCCAACCCCTATACCACCATTCTGGGGCATCCCACGGGTCGGCTGCTGCTTTCGCGCGATGGGTACCCCATTGATTACAAGGCCATCATCGACGCCTGCGCGCAGCATCAGGTCATCATCGAGATTAACGCCAGTCCCTGGCGGCTAGACATTGACTGGCGCTGGGTAGGGTACTGCCTGGAAAAAGGGGTGAAGTTGAGCATCAACCCCGACGCTCACGCCACGCAGGGCTACCATGATATGCACTACGGGGTAGCTATTGGCCGTAAAGGTGGGTTGACGAAGGGTATGACTTTTAATACTTTGTCTTTAAAAGAAATGGAAGGGTACCTACAGAAGAAAAAACAGAAAAAGCCTGAGTAA
- a CDS encoding SusD/RagB family nutrient-binding outer membrane lipoprotein has product MKKLPIYLALATCLFATSCDKGFDEMNTNKTAATTVNPVFLLNNAVINASFPSPILWYDMSIVQQTVTPNSGVLTGANFNQDNRDYTQQIWLRYYPDVIRNTKTTIDLASKDPARSNLVNMTRIWQAHAFMVLTDTYGDIPYFDAGVGFINQVVLPKYDPQEAIYKDIIKELKEASAALDASKPKENADIMYAGDIAKWKKLGYSLLLRAGMRLTEVDPTLAQQTVKDAVQGGLIESNADNAVVRHNANYNNALGSTLNGTEGNNIYLGAPFVNYLKSTNDPRLGSIAVRYVGATSGPQQIPANAKTDPSVQIGMPFGFDNISIKEQATKDGLASFYAYSQIDRTRLAKQQSPMFLVTYGMNQLLLAEAATRGWVVGSAEDYYKKGVRAHMEQMALYDVNSAIPSSAIDAYLAANPFDASKALEQINTQYWIATFMNGPESFANWRRSNFPKLTPNPFPGKSIKGNFINRLTYPNSEVSVNSANLKEAVGRMGADDLDTKVWWDK; this is encoded by the coding sequence ATGAAAAAACTACCTATATACCTCGCCCTCGCCACCTGCCTGTTTGCGACTTCGTGCGACAAAGGGTTTGACGAAATGAATACCAATAAGACGGCGGCTACGACGGTAAATCCAGTTTTCCTGCTGAACAATGCCGTCATTAACGCCTCATTTCCTTCACCCATTTTGTGGTACGACATGAGTATCGTGCAGCAGACGGTCACGCCCAACTCGGGCGTATTGACGGGTGCCAACTTCAACCAGGATAACCGCGATTACACGCAGCAAATCTGGCTTCGGTACTATCCTGATGTAATCAGAAATACGAAAACCACGATTGACCTTGCCTCGAAAGATCCCGCCCGCAGTAATCTGGTCAACATGACCCGGATATGGCAGGCTCACGCCTTCATGGTGCTGACGGATACTTACGGCGATATTCCCTACTTCGATGCTGGGGTTGGGTTTATTAATCAGGTAGTTCTGCCCAAATATGATCCCCAGGAAGCTATCTACAAGGATATCATCAAAGAGCTGAAAGAAGCTTCGGCTGCCCTGGATGCTTCCAAGCCCAAAGAAAATGCGGATATTATGTACGCAGGTGATATAGCCAAATGGAAGAAGCTGGGTTATTCGTTGCTCTTGCGGGCGGGTATGCGACTAACGGAGGTTGACCCCACGCTAGCGCAACAAACCGTAAAGGATGCCGTGCAGGGGGGGCTCATAGAGTCCAACGCCGACAACGCGGTGGTCCGGCATAATGCCAACTACAACAATGCCCTGGGAAGTACCCTCAATGGTACCGAAGGCAACAATATCTATCTAGGCGCGCCTTTCGTGAACTACCTCAAAAGTACCAACGATCCCCGGCTGGGTTCCATCGCGGTACGCTATGTAGGGGCTACGTCGGGGCCGCAACAGATTCCGGCCAACGCCAAAACCGACCCGTCGGTGCAGATCGGTATGCCGTTCGGATTTGACAACATTAGCATAAAAGAACAGGCTACCAAAGACGGACTTGCCAGTTTCTACGCGTACAGCCAGATCGACCGTACCCGCCTGGCCAAGCAGCAGAGCCCGATGTTCCTTGTGACCTACGGGATGAATCAACTTTTGCTGGCGGAGGCTGCCACACGCGGTTGGGTGGTGGGCTCAGCGGAGGATTATTATAAAAAGGGGGTTCGCGCCCACATGGAGCAGATGGCTTTGTACGATGTCAATTCGGCCATCCCGAGCAGTGCCATCGATGCCTACCTGGCCGCCAATCCGTTCGATGCCAGCAAAGCGCTGGAGCAGATCAACACGCAGTACTGGATCGCTACGTTTATGAATGGCCCCGAGTCGTTTGCCAACTGGCGGCGTAGTAACTTCCCGAAACTGACACCCAATCCGTTTCCGGGTAAATCGATCAAGGGCAATTTCATCAATCGCCTCACCTACCCCAACTCCGAAGTATCGGTCAACAGTGCCAACCTGAAAGAAGCCGTAGGTCGCATGGGAGCCGATGATCTGGACACCAAAGTGTGGTGGGATAAGTGA